The DNA sequence CAGCCTCCAACCGACCTTATGGATTTTCTATGCTCCTCCTCCAGGCAGTCGCTTGCATCTAGGCAGCCTGAGGGACACTGACCCAATTACActtccacctctcctcccattttcaTGCTGGCCCTGCCCTGTCATCCAGGTCTCAGGTTAAATGCCAACCTTCCCAAAGAGGTTTCCCCGTCATCGAATCCAAAATCATTCTGTGTTGCTGTCGAATCACTGTTTGCATCTGTCTCTGCATCTACTACTCTAAGGGACCTTTTCTTGTGCGCCTAGTGTCTTCAGCAGAGTAGTGGGGGACAGAGGGTGCCCCCACAGCCCTGTGCTGGCCTAGCCTAGAGCACAGGAGGCATGTATGGGCAAATAAATGAATGTGGGACATCCTCCAGAACTCCTCACCCCAGGGCTGAGACAGCATCTCCAGAGAGACGCGCCCAGGATGGCGAAGCATCTTGCAATGGGTTCCCTGTACTTCAGGATCTTCTGACCCCAACCTTTATCCTTGCAAGGTGCAGGCCTATAGGGACCAGACAGCTGGCTTTTCCATGGCTAAgggtgaaaacaaaaccaaaaaaccctggGCCCTCTGGTCGTACCAGAGTCCTCTTGCCAGTCCTTGCACTTGAAGCCCATGCTGGCCGGTCTGTCCAAAGTTATGGTAAGCCAAGTTCGGAGGCCAGTCTACCCACCTCCAGTCCACTTGGCTCTAATGGCCTTCttgcccacccccccccccccagtcccacCCCACATAGTCTGGCTGCCTCTAGCTGGCTGAAAAGTGCTCTGAATCCTGGAAACTCGGGTCCAAGGGACCCTTGACATCACAACCCCCAATCCACTTACTTGGTGCTCTGCCGCTGGGTTCCCGCTTCCCCGCCCCCAGCCTGGCCGCTGGCTGCCGCAGCCTCCAGCTTGTAGGATCCTGGTACAGCAGTGTGAGCAGCGCTGCTCCAGCTCTATCcttttacagacaaggaaacttGAGTCCAGGGAGGAGATTTTTGTTCCACAACTACCTAATGGGAAAGCTGAGGGTAAAACTCAGATCTGGTGACAGCTCCACGCTCTTGCCATCACAAAGCTACATTTAAAGAAGCAGGGTAAAGGAACTGAAATAAATGATGGTTCAgaagtcaagagcactggctgctctttctaaggacctaggttcagttcccagctccggcatggcagctcacaaccatctttaactcttgttccaggggattctgttctctcttctggcctccaagggtaccaggcatgACAGTATGCACACACATCTATTCAGGTAAAACACCCTTACATAGAAAATTTAATAAAGCAGATTAAAAAGAGCAAGAGCCAGATGTGCACTGAGTGATGCTTCCCGACCTATAGGTGGCACGAGCAGTGGAGAAATGGTTGTTTTCTTAACCATGCAGAGGGCCCCATCCTCATCCAAGCCAGGCTTACTTTGTCTTCCACATCCGTGAACCCTGTCCCAGGGGCTTTcccatctccagcccctgaccACCAGCTTCTCTTTACACACACCTCTGCCTTGCTCACCCACCCTTCAGGCCACCTGTTCTGACAAGTTCTCACTCTAGAGGCTATTAACCACTGCAtgtgaggagaggaggcaggTTGGCCTGGGACCTGTTACTGAGTACTGAAGGGAGCAGTGAGGCAGCTTGCACAGGCCTAACCTACCCTGATTCTGTGTGAGGGAGTCACATCCAGGCAGATGGAGGCTTGCTGGAGACAGTACCAAATCACACAAactgtagactttttttttttttaagacaaagtctcaccaCATAGCACAGTGTGGCCACTctccaccctcctgcctctgcctcccaaggactaaCACCTGCACCATCGCTCTGGGCTTCAGCCTAGAGATTTCCAGTGCGCACACAGATCTGCACAGGTGCCCTCTGCATCACTACCAGCTGGGTGCTGATCTGGCCGCTTCTCTCAAGTGTGGATCAAGGCGTCCACTCCTGACTTGAAGACAGACCGCCTTGCATCATTCATTGCTGAGAGATgcccttggggtgggggtggggtcggggTCTGCTTTGTTCACAGGGCAGCAAGCCTGGAAGGAAAGACAGGCACTGAGGAACTCTTGTGGCTGTGGAAGCAGCTGGTTCAGGCCAGAACCGTCCTccaaccctcctgcctcctgctaacacccccacccccaccccacccccagcacagtGGCTGCCTCCAGAAACCAGAGCTCACCTAGTAGAGCAGATCCTCAAAGTCCAGCTGCAGATAGCGGAGCATGCGCGGTGGCAGGGGAAGGCGTGGTAGTGCGTGGGGCAGACAGCCCTCCAGGTGACTGCGGAGCGCACAACGGCAGAGATGCTGCAGCGACCTGGGCTGCTTCACCAAGGCAAAGAGGGAAGAGTAGAATCCATGGTACTTCTGGACACCGGAGGAGAAGACTCAGTGAGAACAGGCTTGGGAAGCCGCCACCGCCACCCACTTCTCCAACAGGGCCAGGAAGGTAACGACTGGGAGCATGTCTAAGAACCTCACACAAACTTTCAGAAAAATTTCTAGATAGGAGTGAGCTGTTGAGTAATTTCTATAGAGGACTGTCATGGCTGCCCCACAAGGAACATTGTCTCTCAGGGACAAGCTGAGTGATGTGCTGAGGGTCCTGGACGCAGACCTGTAGAATCTCTGGTGGCACCAAGCCCTTGGCCTCCTCAGGAAGCTGAACTACACGGTATGTATTCATCAGGACCTCGATGGTCCGTGGGGACATGCACCAGCGATCCAGCACCTGCAAGAGGAAGAAATTTGTTAGGGAATCCTGACAGGCCATGTGGGGTGACTGGAGTGGCAGCTTTCTCCCCCAAAATGTGCTGCAGACCCAACAGCTgatatatatgagacctcattTGAAAATGAGGCTTTATTTACTCgattctgtttgtgtttttgtttgcttatgtatttttaaagattttttaaatttaaatttatgtatatgagagttTGCTTGTgctgtgcaccacatatgtgcagtgcccatggaggccagaagagggcgttagattccctggaactggaattagagatggttATGAGATGGTtttaagtcccagcacccacattgctATGCTCCTCTGGTACCCAGGGTCAACCTCCAGTGCCATATAAGTCAGATGGAATGCGCACAGTTCCAGTAATCAAGAGCAGAAAACAGGAAgatcaaagttcaaggccatccttagatATATCTCAAGTTTGGGTCCTGTCAAAGCAAAGCGTCCCCACAAGAATGTCTAAgtggtcgggcgtggtggcgcatgcctttgaacccagcagtcgggaggcagaggcaggcggatttctgagttcgaggccagcctggtctacaaagtgagttccaggacagccagggctatacagagaaaccaaaaaaaaaagaatgtcaaagtGATTCCTTAGGCACAAGCCAGGGCACCAGGGAATCACCGAAGCTGGAAAGAAGTGTGGGGCACAGCTTCCAGAAGGAAACACCTCGCCAACAGCACCTCTCTCTAGCTCTAGGCTTCTACACTGGTAGGGGAAGGCTTGGTGGCTGGAGGGGTGCCAGGAAATCAACAACTGCATTTCTAGTGTTCTTTTCCCTAGCAGTCCTCATCTCTATCAGATATGGACTGTGATGTCTTCAACTTGTGAGGGAAGCCAAGGCCTGCTGAGTGTAAGAACCTGCCAGTTGTAGTAGACATACTTGGCACAGCAGCTCCTAGCTCCCACTTACTCCACCATCGCACTGCACTCCAGGGCTCCGAAGAGGATTAAAAAGATCAGAGCTGGGGCTGAGGATACAGCTCACGTGGGCCTGTTTAGCATGCCAGGTCAGTCGTCACAGCTTgtctgggctacctgagacctttATGAGACCcttcacataaaaacaaaagccctCTTTGATTGGTGGAACTAaacctaaaccaccaaccaaagaaaacacatggtgggactcatggctctagctgcatatgtagcagaggatggcttagtcagttatcaatgggaggagaggcccttggtcctgtgaaggctcgatgccccagtgtaggggtatgccagggccaggaagcgggagtgggtgggttggtgagcagggggagggggtggggatagggggtttgtagaggagaaaccaggaaaggggataacatttgaaatgtaaataaagaaaatatctttaaaaaacaaaacaaaaacaaaagacaaacaaataaacaaacaaacaaaaacctaaaagcCTTCCCGGAAGgctgcctcagtggttaagagcacttgctgctcttgaagaggattcGTCATGTATACGGCAGTTTCATGACcattgtaactccagtcccaaggcatccaatgctctcttcaggCTTCTGTAGATACCAGAAATGTATGTGCCGCATAGATGCAACTgaaggcaaaatgcccatacatgTAAGAATGTTTTAAGGTCTTGAAGCCAGACCTTATATTCGTAGTGCCTCCATTTCTTGCCCTGTCTCTGAACAGTGCTTATTAGAGCTGTGTCAGCCTAGGCTGCCAGGGACATTACATTACATCTCTGCTGGAAATGCCTGCTCtgttcctcccctttctccaggGAGTCCCTGTACTAAgtccctcctccaggaagcccaggCAGTGCCAACTAGCCTTGCCATCTACCTTGCCTGATCGCTCCTTATATTGGCATGGTTCCTGACAACTTAGCAAGAGCTTTCTCGTGCTCAGCTTCATTCTAGAACACCAGCCAATACATCCTGAGCACTCTGCGTAGACCACAGCCTGTTCTAAGTTACACGTATGAACTGTGTTTCCTAAGCTAACCCTAGGATGCAGGGAGCCCTGTTTTACAAATGATACAGGCACAGAAAGATTAAGCAACTTACACACACAGGTGCCCGGCATCAAAGcctaatcttttgttttgtttttgttttgtgtttgtgtttgtgttttgttttgttttgttttgtttttgttttgttttgttttccaaacagggtttggctgtcctggaactcactctgtagaccaggctggcctcaaactcagagatcatcctgcctctgcctccccagtgctgggattaaaggctgtacCATCACTACAAGAAAGAGCCTACTCTTCATGGTCACCAGGCTTGCAGGCTATGGTCAGGCTGAACACCCCGGTGGTATACACTGTCCGGTAGGCACTGACGCTCTCTGTGCTGCTACAGTTTTccatgtccttcagcagaggctATATGCCATGCGAGGAACTTGGGAGCCAAAGGATTTCAGAGTCTCCCTTACAGGCAGCACAGGAACAAGTGTCAAAGTCTGGCCCCCATCTGGCCTCTCCAGCATCAAGCCCAGTGCACCCAGTTTCTGGAAAACTGCAGAGGCAGGCTTGCCACATGGGTGAGTTGTCCTGGCTAGGAGGTTGGGACTCTCGCCAAGGCTAGAGGGGCTGAGATTGTGAGGAAGGACAAACAGTGTCCTTTACCCTGACCCCTTTCCCCCAAGACAGCTAAAGGCCAAAGCAGGCTTGCTCTGGGGCAGAAGTGGTGGGGTTCTGGGGTGTCTATCTGCCGTACCAGGTCCTCTTTCTGCCCTGCCTGGCGGGGAAATCATTAGCTGTCAGTACCGCAGTCAGATTACAGGGAATTGCTCGTCTCCTAATTATCTGGTGTTAATAGGAGATTAATTAGTGTTAAttgttgattttcttgtattttcccAAAGGGGAGACCAATCTGCCGAACTCTCAGGCTGTTTAATTATTTGGTCTTGCTTAGGAATCCAGACAGATGCTGCTACGTTTGTGAGCAAAGGGGAGGTAGGGACAACAGGGATGGCTGGGGGAGGGCCTGGGCTAgcagggacctgcccagagccattACCCTTCCAGAAGGCCAATTTAGCTTTGACATATTCCCTTGGAGAACAACTGTCCCCACTCCAGGCCCAGAAGCCTCCATGTTACGATGTTTGTTATATAATATAGTTCAACTCAGCGTGGGGCAAGGCCGTCCCAGGACACCCTAGCCCAGCAGCTCAAGTAGAACTCACCTCAGGGAAGTTAATATAAGATTGAAACTGGAAGATGACCGTCAAAACTATTTTCAGAGGGTAGAGACAGCTAGTGGGGGCGGTGAGTTAAGGGTCCTAAACTTTCAAAAACTAGGGTTGTATTCCTTCACCGATGCTCAGAGCCGGTGAGCCTTGGGGAGTAGATTCAAGCTCTGCCCTCAGGGAAGCTCACCCATACCCAGGGCAGATCTCTTCAAACTCTCCCTTCCTCAGCTCAGAGCTTGAAGAAGGCCTTCACGGGTCCTGACTCTTGCGTCCTTCTGATCCATTGTAACTGAGCTACTACTCTCAGTGTGCATTTTCCTCAAGTGCGTTCACACAcgtgtgtactcacacacacacccgttTCCATGCACTTGTTGCTGCTGTATCCCTTCCCTTACTTTTGATTACTTGTTgcatgggaggagaagcccttctATCTATTCAAGGGCTCCTAGCTGCTTTGAGATGCAAATCCAACACCCTGCCCCACGGCCCCTGTACCTTGGGGAGTGCCCCTGGCCAGACTCGGACAGCACCATGATTGAGTAGATCTCGCACTGTGTGCTCAGGGCTGTGGGCCACTGCTGTAGTTGGACCGAGCAGAGCACAGTGCAGAGGCGTGTGTCCCCCGTAGTCCATAGCATTAGCGCTGACACCACAGGACAGGAGCAGCTGTACAACAGCTGAGTGGCCATGGCGGCAGGCCAGGTGCAGGGGCCGCTGCTTGTCCTGGTtggcagcatcagcatcagcccCCACAGACAGCAGCAAGTGGCACAGTTGAAAACAGCGGTTGGTGGTGGCCTCAGCATCCTTTGGGGATTGACAGCGGATGTCACAGGCAGCCAGCAGTGGCGTCCAGCCTTCAGAATTGCGGACATCAGGACATGCACCCCATCTCAGAAGCAGATCTGCTAGTTCCACATGGCCAAGCCGGGCAGCTATGTGCAGAGGggtctcttcttcatcttccgtCCGACCATCTACTTGTGCCCCAAACTTCAGGAGCAACTCGACACACCTAAGCAGGGAGAGACAGTGGGTGAGGACATGGAGCCACAGCACAGCATGGCTGCTTCTCTGAGCACAGTGAACACTTTGAGAGCTCTGTGGAC is a window from the Mus caroli chromosome 5, CAROLI_EIJ_v1.1, whole genome shotgun sequence genome containing:
- the Asb10 gene encoding ankyrin repeat and SOCS box protein 10 isoform X2 is translated as MPGGRRSPLYRRHNLGCFPSAPTCQIWRSQSFPARRDPGSPPLLCRDMALQNALYTGDLARLQDLFPPHSTADLLLESRTAEPRWSSHQRGLWSLTYEEELTTPLHVAASRGHTEVLGLLLRRRAKPDSAPGGRTALHEACSAGHAACVRVLLVAGADPNALDQDGKRPLHLCQGPGILECVELLLKFGAQVDGRTEDEEETPLHIAARLGHVELADLLLRWGACPDVRNSEGWTPLLAACDIRCQSPKDAEATTNRCFQLCHLLLSVGADADAANQDKQRPLHLACRHGHSAVVQLLLSCGVSANAMDYGGHTPLHCALLGPTTAVAHSPEHTVRDLLNHGAVRVWPGALPKVLDRWCMSPRTIEVLMNTYRVVQLPEEAKGLVPPEILQKYHGFYSSLFALVKQPRSLQHLCRCALRSHLEGCLPHALPRLPLPPRMLRYLQLDFEDLLY
- the Asb10 gene encoding ankyrin repeat and SOCS box protein 10 isoform X1, translated to MLMSWSPEECRDQGEPQGDRYSLCAKLVEKPDRGSEEHLEPGLGPIIIRSASGPALAFWQAVLVGDVGSVSRILSDSSTGLAPDSIFDTSDPERWRDYRFNIRALRLWSLTYEEELTTPLHVAASRGHTEVLGLLLRRRAKPDSAPGGRTALHEACSAGHAACVRVLLVAGADPNALDQDGKRPLHLCQGPGILECVELLLKFGAQVDGRTEDEEETPLHIAARLGHVELADLLLRWGACPDVRNSEGWTPLLAACDIRCQSPKDAEATTNRCFQLCHLLLSVGADADAANQDKQRPLHLACRHGHSAVVQLLLSCGVSANAMDYGGHTPLHCALLGPTTAVAHSPEHTVRDLLNHGAVRVWPGALPKVLDRWCMSPRTIEVLMNTYRVVQLPEEAKGLVPPEILQKYHGFYSSLFALVKQPRSLQHLCRCALRSHLEGCLPHALPRLPLPPRMLRYLQLDFEDLLY